A single region of the Halichondria panicea chromosome 10, odHalPani1.1, whole genome shotgun sequence genome encodes:
- the LOC135343054 gene encoding uncharacterized protein LOC135343054 isoform X4, with the protein MHDHSGRTLGWMQTGKATIYDLFKALDSRVIGRSDIVRTIQSLRGEERKAVGLPEQISEAKYEELALIGAPTLEELCEIYLGADWYIVGLWLGLEDTILSLIKEDYKYYYILYDISVSEKFIMLKNAMFKKYLETSYKTEQYMHFSMQLSFELQHDVDDFFSEEYSTQVVKLEEIKLKLGDNASRSILETILQKQQENRRDMKKNVLAALIRANLTNEAEKFCSSHELKLDDFIAANHLFPDPPEYVTNYARYLKTVYKQMPVMPNDWPVERDNKQQYTKLALIHASGYYKESSTMEHDYIHGKVDNIIAKKEEIEMNEVFYPIINSLTQKSRLTILMDGAPGVGKTTITRKLCIDWANGEILKEYHLVILVKLREIQFHEETKVVHLLPSATLSQVSEVAEYLENPDILGEQVLLVLDGFDELSENCRSKPSLCLKIIDGNMLQNCSILITSRPYASGVLKTLTRVNRRVEVLGFSKQQIINYVDKNLINKVHAETLIQMLKDRLDILSLCYIPLNCRIVLFVFQCLQYNLPATITELYEIFVLHTIKHHIEKCKENLGEIDDIRSLDSLSNLPPHILRNLDQLSNIAYTGMLQDKLSFQYEDVNNKEVLRLGLLTSHHGITATSMKCNYQFLHLTIQEFLAARHLVLSSENKLDFLRSHLDNSRFRMVILFLAGLSKLKFLPPNERLLGDSVLDLTSSIDEHKKSAQEKFLLLAHLVYESQLQASSQVIPIKSNILDLSNKALTRFDAFIITRFISFTPAHHYWELIDFKGCHLPLESMVFTAMHSRNVEANAIGMCKILSLRHVNVATLLPVFDTVEEISFAVTEAMSHDMVKTLCSAITNSKKLISVCVSSSIISKKSIVINRKEMSICTHSFNKLLGFIDIQNVSQLSLRYCSQIFTNCETCDQSSSNTLTSFCDIIENSSSLQDVDVSFCNLSTDSMDCLLSAVSSNHTPPLSFTLPHSPSLSPTLLHSPPLSPTLLHSPSLSPTLSHSPSLSPTLSHSPSLSPTLPHSPSLSPTFSHFPSLSPTLLHSLQRSSRCFFPPAPPAPPAPPPPPSPIMTAGFLNNLRIHGNHLDSDVALPLCKTKITEVGGFLCASYSKTITLKYLPDCYPCNYYGLKNLEYPHETFLLPDYISNVILITNHIEATKLETVVYRVAMLWKANQHLNNFVVIVDMYKLNSLLRNLEVADHKMEAHSSYAVALTRSSISISNQYSNSLPFSIESLKTLFGFVTFEMETFCIRGIELFNKCDILVDNLCKLIYSSKKLRSIELLNCNLTKKVSHSIVQSLLQSSSNVESVNFEEIYMEVNTICDLISMFVDRVQIEIGGYTFTIKSYDIYNVLNLNSLSAIVLNEDVTDAQMLIETIKLSPKTSNISISNHCYLNAQSISQFVSNNPHISSVCFSQVKGSCYDTATLAESLVKQKKLYTIRITSSGNPDSIFIRGHQFDLLAKYHTDLCICPNAFSFFTQLPEPQYLEYCNFSGQRRAFKDCSNCGSKGETAIQALCDLLSQSKTLNSIKLTDCDLNKKQLQKLSYTLRDLPQVQKLDVSGTSCDEESLTILLTTNLKEMKFLEFSLIIILDKAIKYCWKTSTENSSMLIASLVKHLLQANQHTELIMADANLTELQIKQLTQLANSSITTFHILKCSFATPHLLVSGRTFEVLTFFSTSTTSKESLGLQFFKTLNHNSFLVVLEISFINLKVDCTSEDLGGTFQIMLEENQHLQELTLNACDIDATVLCQLMKGLSKNSKLKVLHLSLLKTLNESVGPAIEFMVKENRCLHTLGISFSDIHDSVYEHIATGLGSNFTLKDLVLDGFKVTTGYFRMSNFRPTIQSVDWRKVFTILNQNNSLQTLSISTNAISKEAFDALKELLQSGPIINLYTCQCQFSPCQIQELRTILQPKGKLIHNTPYPASLHNIRNTRHIEDRLHSHF; encoded by the exons ATGCACGATCACAGTGGAAGGACATTGGGC TGGATGCAGACTGGCAAAGCAACCATTTACGATCTGTTCAAAGCATTAGATAGTAGAGTTATTGGCCGCTCAGATATTGTCAGAACGATACAATCACTACGTGGAGAGGAGCGAAAAGCAGTTGGACTGCCCGAACAAATTTCAG aaGCCAAATATGAAGAATTGGCTTTGATAGGAGCACCAACACTAGAGGAGTTGTGTGAAATTTATCTCGGAGCAGATTGGTATATAGTAGGTCTCTGGCTTGGACTTGAGGATACAATATTAAGTCTGATAAAGGAGGACtacaaatattattatattttatATGACATATCTGTCTCAGAAAAATTTATTATGCTGAAAAATGCTATGTTTAAAAAGTACCTAGAAACGTCATACAAAACAGAACAATACATGCACTTTTCTATGCAACTGTCTTTTGAGTTACAGCATGATGTGGACGATTTTTTCAGTGAAGAGTATTCAACACAAGTTGTCAAATTAGAAGAAATAAAGCTAAAATTAGGAGATAATgcatctagatctatattggAAACTATACTTCAAAAGCAGCAAGAAAACAGACGTGATATGAAGAAAAATGTTCTTGCAGCACTTATCAGAGCAAACTTGACAAATGAAGCAGAGAAATTCTGCTCATCACATG AATTAAAGCTAGATGATTTCATTGCCGCAAATCACTTGTTTCCTGATCCTCCTGAATATGTTACGAATTACGCTAGGTACCTAAAAACTGTTTACAAGCAAATGCCTGTAATGCCAAATGATTGGCCTGTGGAAAGAGATAATAAACAACAATACACTAAGCTAGCACTTATTCACGCTTCAGGTTATTATAAAGAATCATCTACAATGGAACATGACTATATTCATGGCAAAGTAGACAATATTATTGCTAAAAAGGAAGAGATTGAAATGAATGAAGTGTTTTATCCTATCATAAACTCATTAACACAAAAAAGTCGCCTAACAATATTAATGGATGGTGCTCCAGGAGTTGGTAAAACTACCATCACTAGAAAATTATGCATTGATTGGGCTAATGGTGAAATTCTCAAGGAGTATCATCTAGTCATTCTGGTTAAGCTAAGGGAGATTCAATTTCACGAAGAAACTAAAGTTGTTCATCTTTTACCTTCTGCGACTTTAAGTCAGGTGAGTGAGGTGGCTGAATACCTCGAAAACCCAGATATTTTGGGTGAGCAGGTTTTGTTAGTATTAGACGGCTTTGATGAGCTAAGCGAAAATTGTAGGTCCAAACCCTCCTTATGTTTAAAAATTATTGATGGAAATATGCTTCAAAATTGTTCAATATTAATTACATCTCGGCCGTATGCTTCAGGGGTTTTGAAAACGCTAACGCGTGTCAATCGGCGTGTTGAAGTTCTAGGATTCTCGAAGCAACAAATAATAAACTATGTGGATAAAAATTTGATCAACAAGGTACATGCAGAGACACTGATTCAAATGCTTAAAGATCGTCTTGACATACTTTCATTGTGCTACATTCCGCTCAACTGCAGAATAGTGCTCTTTGTATTCCAATGTCTCCAGTATAACCTACCAGCTACCATCACAGAGCTATATGAGATATTTGTTTTACATACTATAAAGCACCACATTGAAAAATGCAAAGAAAATTTGGGGGAGATAGACGACATCCGTTCCTTAGATAGTTTGAGCAATCTTCCACCACACATTCTACGCAATCTTGACCAGCTTAGCAATATAGCATACACTGGTATGCTACAAGATAAGCTTTCTTTCCAATATGAGGATGTGAATAATAAGGAGGTTTTACGTCTTGGACTACTGACCTCACATCATGGCATTACAGCAACAAGCATGAAGTGTAACTACCAGTTTCTTCATTTAACCATTCAAGAGTTTCTAGCTGCTAGACACTTAGTATTGTCTTCAGAAAACAAGCTGGACTTTCTCAGATCACATTTGGATAATTCCAGGTTTCGAATGGTCATTCTTTTTCTGGCTGGCCTGtcaaaattaaaatttttaCCACCAAATGAACGTCTTTTAGGAGATAGTGTATTGGATTTAACCAGCAGCATTGATGAACATAAAAAGTCTGCTCAAGAGAAATTTCTACTGCTAGCACATCTTGTGTATGAAAGCCAGCTACAGGCTTCTTCACAAGTGATTCCTATCAAATCCAACATTCTTGATTTATCCAATAAAGCTCTGACTCGATTTGACGCATTTATTATTACGAGATTTATTTCCTTTACACCTGCTCATCATTATTGGGAACTTATTGACTTCAAAGGCTGCCATTTACCTCTCGAAAGCATGGTTTTTACAGCAATGCATTCAAGAAACGTTGAGGCAAATGCAATTGGAATGTGTAAAATTTTGTCGTTAAGACATGTTAACGTTGCTACGCTATTACCTGTGTTTGACACTGTTGAAGAAATATCATTTGCAGTTACTGAGGCAATGAGCCATGACATGGTAAAGACACTGTGTTCAGCCATTACAAACAGCAAGAAATTAATAAGCGTATGTGTTTCTTCATCAATAATTTCGAAGAAGAGCATAGTAATTAATCGTAAAGAGATGAGCATATGCACCCACTCTTTCAACAAACTACTAGGGTTCATTGACATCCAAAATGTATCACAACTGTCACTACGATACTGCTCCCAAATTTTTACAAACTGTGAAACGTGTGACCAGTCATCATCCAATACCCTCACCAGCTTCTGTGACATTATAGAGAACAGTAGCAGTTTGCAAGATGTTGATGTCTCCTTTTGTAATCTATCAACTGATTCCATGGATTGCCTACTATCTGCTGTTAGTAGTAATCACACTCCCCCACTCTCCTTCACTCTCCCTCACTCTCCTTCACTTTCTCCCACTCTCCTTCACTCTCCCCCACTCTCCCCCACTCTCCTTCACTCTCCTTCACTCTCTCCCACTCTCTCCCACTCTCCTTCACTCTCCCCCACTCTCTCCCACTCTCCTTCACTCTCCCCCACTCTCCCCCACTCTCCTTCACTCTCCCCCACTTTCTCCCACTTTCCTTCACTCTCCCCCACTCTCCTCCACTCTCTTCAACGATCTTCCCGCTGTTTCTTCCCCCCTGCCCCCCCTGCCCCCCctgccccccctccccctccctcccctatTATGACAGCTGGCTTTCTAAATAATCTTCGTATTCATGGAAATCATCTCGATTCTGATGTAGCTTTGCCGCTgtgcaaaacaaaaataactGAGGTAGGTGGTTTTTTGTGTGCTAGCTACAGCAAAACAATTACTCTAAAGTATCTTCCTGATTGTTATCCCTGCAACTACTATGGTTTAAAGAACTTGGAGTATCCTCATGAAACTTTCCTTCTTCCAGACTACATTTCCAATGTGATCCTGATAACAAATCATATTGAGGCTACCAAGCTAGAAACTGTTGTATACAGAGTTGCAATGCTATGGAAAGCAAATCAACACCTCAATAATTTTGTAGTAATTGTGGATATGTATAAACTTAATTCACTATTAAGAAATCTGGAAGTAGCAGATCATAAGATGGAAGCACATTCAAGTTATGCTGTAGCGCTTACGCGAAgctctatatctatatctaatCAGTACTCCAACAGTTTACCTTTTTCTATTGAATCCTTGAAAACTCTTTTTGGATTTGTAACTTTCGAGATGGAAACTTTTTGCATAAGAGGTATAGAACTTTTTAATAAATGTGATATACTAGTCGATAACCTCTGTAAACTGATTTACTCCAGTAAAAAGTTAAGATCCATTGAGCTCTTAAATTGTAACCTCACGAAGAAAGTATCACATTCCATTGTACAGTCACTACTGCAGTCTAGCAGCAATGTTGAGTCTGTTAACTTTGAAGAAATTTATATGGAAGTAAACACCATCTGCGATCTAATCTCAATGTTTGTAGACCGTGTACAAATTGAGATTGGTGGATACACATTCACAATTAAATCATACGATATATATAATGTTTTGAATTTGAATTCGTTGTCTGCCATTGTGTTGAATGAAGATGTGACAGACGCTCAAATGCTTATAGAAACTATCAAACTTTCCCCTAAAACCTCAAACATATCTATTTCAAATCACTGCTACTTGAATGCTCAGTCAATATCACAATTTGTCTCGAACAATCCTCATATATCAAGTGTATGTTTTTCACAGGTTAAAGGATCTTGTTACGATACTGCTACGTTGGCTGAATCTCTTGTCAAGCAGAAAAAACTATATACTATAAGGATAACATCCAGCGGAAATCCTGATAGTATATTCATTCGGGGACATCAATTTGACCTCCTAGCTAAGTATCACACAGATCTCTGTATCTGCCCCAATGCATTTAGTTTTTTCACACAGTTACCTGAACCACAGTACCTTGAATACTGCAATTTTTCTGGCCAGAGAAGAGCATTTAAAGATTGTTCAAATTGTGGAAGTAAAGGGGAAACAGCGATACAAGCATTGTGTGATTTACTTTCCCAAAGCAAAACTTTAAATTCCATCAAGCTAACGGATTGTGATCTCAACAAAAAGCAATTACAAAAACTGTCATACACACTAAGAGATTTGCCCCAAGTTCAGAAACTAGATGTATCAGGGACCAGCTGTGATGAAGAATCCCTCACGATCTTGCTAACAACTAATCTGAAGGAAATGAAATTTCTTGAGTTTTCACTTATCATCATATTAGATAAAGCAATAAAATATTGTTGGAAAACGAGCACCGAAAACTCTTCTATGCTTATTGCTTCGCTTGTAAAGCATTTGCTTCAAGCAAATCAACACACGGAGCTGATAATGGCTGATGCCAATCTTACTGAATTGCAAATCAAACAGCTCACTCAACTTGCCAATAGCTCCATTACAACATTCCATATTTTGAAGTGTTCATTTGCAACACCACATCTTCTAGTTTCTGGTAGAACGTTTGAAGTATTAACATTTTTTTCGACATCGACCACCTCCAAAGAATCTCTAGGGTTACAATTTTTCAAAACTCTGAACCACAATTCTTTCCTGGTAGTTCTAGAAATATCATTCATAAATTTGAAAGTAGATTGTACCAGTGAAGATCTTGGTGGAACATTTCAAATTATGCTTGAGGAAAATCAACATCTGCAAGAGTTAACTCTAAACGCGTGCGATATCGACGCTACTGTATTATGCCAATTAATGAAAGGGCTCTCGAAAAACAGCAAACTTAAAGTATTACACCTGAGTTTACTTAAAACTTTGAATGAAAGTGTTGGTCCAGCTATTGAATTTATGGTGAAAGAAAATAGATGCTTGCATACTCTGGGTATATCATTTAGTGACATTCACGACTCAGTTTATGAGCACATAGCTACAGGTTTAGGTAGTAATTTCACTCTAAAGGACCTAGTACTTGATGGTTTCAAAGTTACAACTGGATATTTCAGAATGTCTAATTTCAGGCCTACAATACAATCAGTTGATTGGAGGAAAGTCTTCACAATTCTTAACCAAAATAATTCCCTTCAAACCCTCAGTATTTCTACGAATGCAATTTCCAAAGAAGCCTTCGATGCATTGAAGGAACTACTTCAAAGTGGACCAATTATCAATCTGTACACTTGTCAGTGCCAATTTTCTCCCTGTCAGATTCAAGAATTACGCACTATACTTCAGCCAAAAGGGAAGCTGATACACAATACACCTTATCCTGCATCTTTACACAACATCAGAAATACAAGACACATTGAAGATCGTCTTCATAGTCACTTTTAA